DNA from Helcococcus ovis:
CATTTGGCAAGTCTAATTGAGTAATATCCCCTGTAATGATAGCTTTTGAACCATATCCAAGCCTTGTTAAAAACATCTTCATTTGCTGAGGAGTAGTATTTTGTGCCTCATCCAAAATTACATATGAATTATCCAAAGTTCTCCCTCTCATATACGCTAACGGAGCAACTTCAATATTCCCTTTTTCCATCAATTTTTGATATGTTTCCGGCCCCATAATTTCAAATAGAGCATCATATAATGGCCTTAAATAAGGATCTATTTTTTCTTGTAAATCTCCAGGTAAAAATCCTAAACTTTCACCAGCTTCAACAGCAGGTCTTGTCAAAATAATCCTTGATACTTCTTTATTTTTAAATGCTTCAATAGCCATAGCCATAGCTAAATAGGTCTTACCGGTACCAGCCGGTCCAATTCCAAAAACAACACCATTTTTTCTAATTATGTCAACATACCTTTTTTGCCCTATAGTTTTTGGTCTTATGGGTTTTCCTTGATATGTAGTAACCAAAATATCATTTAAATAATTTTTTATGCTTTCACTATTATTTTGTTTTTCCATATTTATAGCATATCTAACATCTTCAAATGATAGATTTTCCTTTTTCTCAATTATCTCAAATAATATATCTAGCAAATGAGATACTAATTTAGAAATGCTTTCATCCCCAATTATCTTCAAATTATTATCTGAAACTCTAATTTTCACTCCAAATTCTTTTTCAATATAATTGATATTTTTATCTAAATTTCCAAATAATATATTCAATTTATCAATATTTTTTACTTTATAAACTAAATCTTTAATAATATCCTCCTACATAAGTAAAAATATAGAGGATGAATCCTCTATATTTTTCTTTCAAAAATTATACTATGAATGAAAGATTTTCTAGCTGAATTTCTTTTCTTTAGTTCTTTAGATAATGGATTTTCTTTTTTTGAGTTTTCAATTTTTATAGACTTAAAATTTTGTAAATAATTAGTATAATCAGGTACTGTATCTGATAATTCACTTTCCTCTTCATCGCCATATGAATAAATACTATTCTTAAAATATTCTCTTTTGCCATATTTTTGTTCAAAAGTACTAGCTTTATTTAAAACCTTATTATTTTTACCATTATCTTTGTTTTTTTTTGTATAAGTTTTTTTATTTTTTAATTTTTCTTTTTCAATTTCTAAATTTATTTCATTTGCTATTTCTTTTAATGCTTCAATAATCTTCACGATTATTCTCCATCAGAATTGCCCATGTCTTCACCGGCAATATTATTTCTCATATTTGTATCAGCTTTAACATTTTCTAATTTGAAATAATCCATAACTCCTAATTTCCCACTTCTCAATGCTTCAGCTAATGCCAATGGAACTTGTGATTCAGCTTCAACTACTTTAGCTTTCATACGTCTTACTTCTGCTTGCATTTCTTGCTCTTGAGCAACAGCCATAGCCCTTCTTTCTTCAGCTTTAGCTTGAGCTATTTTTTTATCTGCTTCAGCTTGATCCGCTTGTAACGCTGCCCCGATATTTCTACCTACATCAACGTCAGCTATATCAATTGACAAGATTTCAAATGCTGTACCTGAATCCAAACCTTTGGATAATACATTTTTAGAAATTGAATCCGGATTTTCTAATACATCCTTATGTGACTTTGAAGAACCTACTGTTGTAACAATACCTTCACCAACTCTTGAAATAATGGTTTCTTCTCCTGCCCCACCAACTAATCTATCTAAATTTGCTCTTACTGTAACTTTAGCAACAGCTTTAATTTCAATACCATCCATTGCCACAGCCGCAATAACAGGTGTTTCAATAACTTTCGGATTTACAGAAATTTGAACAGCTTGAAAAACATCTCTACCTGCCAAATCAATTGCTGCAGCTTGTTCAAATTCCAAATCAATATCAGCTCTTTGTGCTGCGATAAGAGCATCAACTACTTTATTTACATCTCCACCTGATAAATAATGAGCTTCAAGTTCATTAATTTTAATATTAATACCACCTTTTGTAGCTTTTATTAATGGGTTAATAATTCTTGAAGGTGCTACCCTTCTCATTCTCATACCTATTAAAGTTCCTAGACCAACTTTTACCCCTGAAAAGAATGCAGTTATCCATAATCCAACTGGAATGAATGTTAAAAATATTGATAATACAAATATTAATACAGCTACTAATATTATTAATCCAAAAAAGTTGGCATTACTTGTTTGATTTAATCCTAACAATAAAAAATTTATCATACTACCTCCTATTTAATTTCCTTTACATATATTTGATTTTTTTCAATTCTTTCAACTTTAACTATTGCAGATTTTGAAATAAAATCTCCAAAAGAAACCGCATTGTAAAGCTTTCCTTCTATCTTAACCAACCCTGATGGTCTTAAAGTTTTCTCAACTATTCCTTCCTTATTAATCAAATCCAAACTAATAGTGTCAACTGATTTTGACTTGGTTTTTGACATGTTATCTCTTAAAACTAATCTATTTTTATCAAAATTCTTAAAAAATATTTTAATAATAATTAAAGAAATAAACAATGATAATAAAATAGAAATTATAAGACATAGAAATATATTATCTATATTTTTAATCGCAAGAAAGGATTCAAAAATTAAATAAATTCCTGTAATACCAATTATCCCAAAACTTGGAATAAAAAGTTCCATTATCAACGCCGTTAATCCAAGAGTAAGTATGATAACAAACACAACTTCTGTTGTTATGATTCCTGTTAACATTTGCACCTCCTTTATATTAAGGTTACCCAAAATTTATCAAATATATCATAAGTTATATATATTTATATTACCACATTTTTCTGATATTATTAATATAAAAATAAAATATTAAATGAAAGGAATTAATTATGATTAAAAACATAATTTTTGATTTAGATGAAACCTTAATTGAAACACGTAAATTTTTAGATAATTTTGTAAAATCAATACATCAAAACTTTTTTTCAAATATTGAATTTGAATTATTCAAGAAAGTTTTTTACGAAGAAATAAAAAAAGAATATGAAAAATTAAAGGATCATGAATTTTTTGATTTAGGGCTTGGATATTTTGATATATATTTTGAAAATGGATTAGATAGATTTTTAGGAATTAAAAAATCCAGTCAAATTAGAGAAAGAATAGTTTCAAATATTTTATCAAAATTAAATATAGATAATTCTAATAATTTAAGCACAAAAATTATTAGATATATGATGTCAAAATGGCAAAATCATCTAGAAAAAATTGATGGCGTTGATGAACTTTTAAATAAATTACAAAATTATAATCTATATCTTCTTACTGACGGATTTACAGACACTCAATTATCAAGAGCGTATTTCCTGAATCTTGATAAATATTTTAAAAGGTCATATGCTTCAGAAGATCTTGAAAAAGGCAAAAAATTTTCAATTCCTTTTATGTTACTAATGAAGGAAAATAATTTAATCCCGGAAGAAACACTAATGATTGGAGATAATTATCAATCCGACTATCTAGGAGCAAAAAAATGTGGAATCACACCAATTTATTTTGATAGATACAATAGAGATGATATTGCTTTACTTAAGGCTTCTAATTATGATGAATTACTTAATATAATAAATAGCTTGTAATTAAAATGAGGTGCTACAAAATATCAAATTTAATTTATAGTTATTTTGTAACACCTCTATTTATATTTAATATATTATTTCATATTACTTAAAATGCTAATTAATTTTTTTGTTACATTAGAAGATACTCCTAGCATATCTTGATAATATTGAGTAGAATCTTTTTTTATTTTATTATTATCATAATTTACTGTGATCCTTATTAAATAATCCTTAAATTTCAATATATTTGAAATAGTTTATTCAGAATTAGAATTCGGAATAAACTAATAAGAATCAAATGTATATCTTTCAACATAAAATTCACCAACACTACTTGTGCCCTATGGGTATTTGACAAAGAACCTTTAAATTTAAACAAAAAAGAACTAGCTACCGTAGTA
Protein-coding regions in this window:
- a CDS encoding NfeD family protein, which translates into the protein MLTGIITTEVVFVIILTLGLTALIMELFIPSFGIIGITGIYLIFESFLAIKNIDNIFLCLIISILLSLFISLIIIKIFFKNFDKNRLVLRDNMSKTKSKSVDTISLDLINKEGIVEKTLRPSGLVKIEGKLYNAVSFGDFISKSAIVKVERIEKNQIYVKEIK
- the floA gene encoding flotillin-like protein FloA (flotillin-like protein involved in membrane lipid rafts), encoding MINFLLLGLNQTSNANFFGLIILVAVLIFVLSIFLTFIPVGLWITAFFSGVKVGLGTLIGMRMRRVAPSRIINPLIKATKGGINIKINELEAHYLSGGDVNKVVDALIAAQRADIDLEFEQAAAIDLAGRDVFQAVQISVNPKVIETPVIAAVAMDGIEIKAVAKVTVRANLDRLVGGAGEETIISRVGEGIVTTVGSSKSHKDVLENPDSISKNVLSKGLDSGTAFEILSIDIADVDVGRNIGAALQADQAEADKKIAQAKAEERRAMAVAQEQEMQAEVRRMKAKVVEAESQVPLALAEALRSGKLGVMDYFKLENVKADTNMRNNIAGEDMGNSDGE
- a CDS encoding PhoH family protein → MLFGNLDKNINYIEKEFGVKIRVSDNNLKIIGDESISKLVSHLLDILFEIIEKKENLSFEDVRYAINMEKQNNSESIKNYLNDILVTTYQGKPIRPKTIGQKRYVDIIRKNGVVFGIGPAGTGKTYLAMAMAIEAFKNKEVSRIILTRPAVEAGESLGFLPGDLQEKIDPYLRPLYDALFEIMGPETYQKLMEKGNIEVAPLAYMRGRTLDNSYVILDEAQNTTPQQMKMFLTRLGYGSKAIITGDITQLDLPNGKKSGLITIRNILKNVEGIEFVDLDKNDVVRHPLVQRIIDAYDKYEKRMNDANSDR
- a CDS encoding HAD family hydrolase; its protein translation is MIKNIIFDLDETLIETRKFLDNFVKSIHQNFFSNIEFELFKKVFYEEIKKEYEKLKDHEFFDLGLGYFDIYFENGLDRFLGIKKSSQIRERIVSNILSKLNIDNSNNLSTKIIRYMMSKWQNHLEKIDGVDELLNKLQNYNLYLLTDGFTDTQLSRAYFLNLDKYFKRSYASEDLEKGKKFSIPFMLLMKENNLIPEETLMIGDNYQSDYLGAKKCGITPIYFDRYNRDDIALLKASNYDELLNIINSL